A genomic stretch from Desulfotignum balticum DSM 7044 includes:
- the hysD gene encoding NiFeSe hydrogenase maturation protease, whose protein sequence is MKKLLVLGVGNTLMQDDGIGVHAVHELLKEKEDWPQVDFIDGGTFTQDIFYLFEEYENILVLDIVRAKHPPGTIFSLEEKDLRKDEKQMLSLHDIDLLDSLGMAQMRGHRPYLRVIGIQPDTINWGTSLTPPLADAMPDFLAAAKKHITDILETR, encoded by the coding sequence ATGAAAAAACTACTGGTATTAGGCGTTGGCAACACTTTGATGCAGGATGACGGCATCGGGGTGCATGCCGTGCATGAACTGCTCAAGGAAAAAGAAGACTGGCCACAGGTGGATTTCATCGATGGCGGCACCTTTACCCAGGACATCTTTTACCTGTTTGAAGAATATGAAAATATTCTGGTTCTGGATATTGTCCGGGCGAAACATCCGCCGGGCACCATTTTCAGCCTGGAGGAAAAAGATCTGCGCAAAGATGAAAAACAGATGCTGTCGTTGCATGACATCGATCTGCTGGATTCTTTAGGCATGGCCCAGATGCGGGGCCATCGTCCCTATCTGCGGGTGATCGGCATACAGCCGGATACCATCAACTGGGGCACTTCCCTCACCCCCCCCCTGGCCGATGCAATGCCGGATTTTCTGGCAGCCGCAAAAAAACATATCACAGACATTCTGGAAACCCGATAA
- the hypE gene encoding hydrogenase expression/formation protein HypE: MNAETNNTILLDHGAGGKASHALFSKMILPLFSNEYLDMGDDGAVYSVPAGRMAFSTDSYVVDPIFFNGGNIGDLAVNGTVNDIAMCGAIPLYISVGLIIEEGLPINDFQEIIKSMATAADRAGVKIVTGDTKVVPRGKADKIFINTSGVGMIPEGVNVSGSRALPGDKIILSGTMADHGIAILTAREGLTFDGDLKTDSAPLNHMVKMILSSGCEVHVLRDPTRGGVGTTLNEIASQSGVGMTLFEKDLPIKKPVNGVCELLGFDPLYIANEGKLLAIVPEKQASKVLDLIKADTFGKNAAIIGEVTDQRPGKVFLETAIGGQRLVDMLTGEQLPRIC; the protein is encoded by the coding sequence ATGAATGCAGAAACTAACAATACCATATTACTGGATCATGGTGCCGGGGGCAAAGCCTCCCATGCCCTGTTTTCCAAAATGATTCTTCCGCTGTTCAGCAATGAGTATCTGGACATGGGAGATGACGGGGCCGTGTATTCCGTGCCGGCCGGCCGGATGGCGTTTTCCACGGATTCCTATGTGGTGGATCCCATTTTTTTCAACGGCGGCAATATCGGGGATCTGGCCGTGAACGGCACGGTGAACGACATTGCCATGTGCGGGGCAATTCCTTTGTACATCAGTGTGGGACTGATCATTGAAGAAGGCCTGCCCATAAACGATTTTCAGGAAATCATCAAATCCATGGCAACGGCGGCAGACCGGGCCGGGGTCAAGATTGTCACCGGAGATACCAAGGTGGTGCCCCGGGGCAAGGCGGACAAGATTTTCATTAACACCTCGGGGGTCGGCATGATCCCGGAGGGCGTGAACGTATCCGGCAGCCGGGCACTTCCCGGGGACAAAATCATTTTAAGCGGCACCATGGCCGATCACGGGATTGCCATTCTCACAGCCAGGGAAGGCTTGACCTTTGACGGGGATCTTAAAACCGATTCCGCGCCCTTGAATCACATGGTCAAAATGATTCTGTCATCCGGGTGTGAGGTGCATGTGCTCAGAGATCCCACCCGGGGAGGGGTGGGCACGACCTTGAATGAAATCGCTTCCCAATCCGGGGTGGGAATGACATTGTTTGAAAAAGATCTGCCCATAAAAAAGCCAGTCAACGGGGTGTGTGAACTGCTGGGATTTGATCCCTTGTACATTGCCAACGAAGGCAAACTGCTGGCCATTGTGCCGGAAAAACAGGCGTCAAAGGTGTTGGATCTGATCAAGGCCGATACCTTCGGCAAAAATGCCGCCATTATCGGAGAAGTGACGGATCAGCGCCCGGGAAAGGTGTTTCTGGAAACCGCCATCGGGGGCCAGCGCCTGGTGGATATGCTCACCGGAGAGCAGCTGCCCCGGATCTGTTGA
- the hypD gene encoding hydrogenase formation protein HypD gives MGLTYLEKFRDPSLAKNLVTAIHKESRLTLRLMEVCGTHTMAIFRHGIRNILPETITLLSGPGCPVCVTAQKDIDAFVAVSRQPDVIVTTFGDLMRVPGSGTTLAGQKGAGADVRMVYSVFDAVTIARQNPEKQVVFCAVGFETTIPTIAAAVLMAAKEKVTNFSIYGANKLTPPALAALMTTPGVSIDGFILPGHVSVITGVDAYRSVFETHKVPSVITGFEPIDILHAVLMLVRQNESGVPALENAYPRAVRESGNPKAREVMHQVFTVGDAAWRGIGLIKNSGMELKPDFKAFDAGAQFELNLTDVAEPKGCACGEILMGLKTPVACALYKKVCTPMTPVGPCMVSSEGACAAYYNYG, from the coding sequence ATGGGATTGACATATCTGGAAAAATTCAGGGATCCGTCCCTGGCCAAAAATCTGGTGACAGCGATTCATAAAGAAAGCCGGCTTACCCTGCGGCTCATGGAGGTGTGCGGCACCCATACCATGGCCATTTTCCGGCATGGGATCCGGAATATTCTGCCTGAGACCATCACGTTGCTGTCCGGGCCGGGATGCCCTGTGTGTGTCACGGCACAAAAAGATATCGATGCGTTTGTGGCAGTTTCCCGGCAGCCGGATGTGATTGTCACCACGTTCGGGGATCTGATGAGAGTGCCGGGTTCCGGCACCACTTTGGCCGGGCAAAAAGGGGCGGGCGCGGATGTGCGCATGGTGTATTCCGTGTTTGATGCGGTCACCATTGCCCGGCAGAATCCGGAAAAACAGGTGGTGTTCTGTGCCGTGGGATTTGAAACCACCATTCCCACCATTGCGGCGGCCGTGCTCATGGCTGCAAAGGAAAAGGTGACCAATTTTTCCATATATGGGGCCAACAAACTGACCCCCCCGGCTCTGGCGGCGTTGATGACCACCCCAGGGGTATCCATTGACGGATTTATTCTGCCGGGGCATGTGTCCGTGATCACGGGTGTGGATGCGTACCGGTCCGTGTTCGAGACCCACAAGGTCCCGTCCGTGATCACGGGGTTTGAGCCCATTGACATCCTGCACGCCGTGCTGATGCTGGTGCGCCAGAATGAATCCGGTGTGCCGGCCCTGGAAAACGCCTATCCAAGAGCTGTGAGAGAATCCGGAAATCCCAAGGCCAGGGAGGTGATGCATCAGGTGTTTACCGTGGGTGACGCGGCGTGGCGGGGCATTGGGCTGATAAAAAACAGCGGCATGGAATTGAAACCGGATTTCAAGGCGTTTGATGCCGGGGCCCAGTTTGAGCTGAACCTCACAGACGTGGCCGAGCCCAAAGGGTGTGCCTGCGGAGAGATTCTCATGGGGTTGAAAACTCCGGTTGCCTGTGCATTGTACAAAAAAGTCTGTACCCCCATGACACCGGTGGGGCCGTGCATGGTGTCCAGTGAAGGGGCCTGTGCCGCATATTACAACTATGGATAA
- the hypF gene encoding carbamoyltransferase HypF: MPVNFRHTQMPDSDCIASQLDISGVVQGVGFRPFLFALAARHKISGEVSNTAFGVRARVEGSPASLTRFVEAITAHPPMLARVDGVQTTSVPVTGASGFKIIASRTGSSRATLISPDVCVCNDCLKEMENPEDRRFRYPFINCTNCGPRFTIIEDIPYDRPQTAMKQFAMCPDCQAEYDNPADRRFHAQPNACPVCGPQVFLTDSKGQTIAGPDTAIHQAGRLLARGKILAVKGLGGFHLAVDASDDAAVLRLRRRKHRPHKPFALMARSGSAVSAFADVSKEELQLLTGFNRPIVLLRKKGSDAQTGLSQKIAPLNSCVGVMLPYTPLHYLLLDAGPKVLVMTSGNRPGEPLSIDNQDALDAFSHIADYFLLHNRDIYFRADDSIVRVQAGQTRFIRRSRGYAPLPIPLSEDLPFVLGCGAGMKNTLCLTRKNQAFLSQHIGDLENRKTCDFYVQTLDHFKTILDITPEIVAHDLHPGYMSTRFAKDHFAEQIPRVAVQHHHAHAVSCMVENDLDEPVVAIVLDGTGLGTDGHIWGGEILVATRKTFVRKAHLRYLPMPGGDQAVLAPWRMAAAVLYTAFGRNFSDLDLPFIHEMDPRRLDFVCQMMEKKVNTPQTSSCGRLCDAVSSLLGIRHKISYDSQAAMELEAVGTTKDFAPEPASYACELRSPDPAADGVEWIIDVIPGIREIVADICARVPVQQISQRFHQTLVHGFFQAAHRIAAAHRVDKVVLSGGVFNNGLIFNAMMGSLKQGGLSVYTHSRVPPGDGGIALGQAAVAGALSKDLPDFIKNNVQPAQEAVSWD, encoded by the coding sequence ATGCCCGTCAACTTTCGTCACACCCAGATGCCTGATTCCGACTGCATTGCCAGTCAGCTTGATATCAGCGGGGTGGTCCAGGGGGTTGGATTCCGGCCGTTTCTGTTTGCCCTGGCGGCCCGGCACAAGATTTCAGGAGAGGTTTCCAATACGGCCTTCGGGGTCCGGGCCCGGGTGGAGGGCTCACCTGCCAGCCTGACCCGGTTTGTGGAAGCGATCACGGCCCATCCGCCCATGCTGGCCCGGGTGGATGGGGTTCAAACCACGTCCGTGCCCGTCACAGGCGCCAGCGGCTTTAAAATCATTGCCAGCCGGACGGGGTCTTCCCGGGCAACCCTGATTTCACCGGATGTGTGTGTGTGCAACGATTGCCTCAAAGAGATGGAAAATCCTGAGGACCGGCGCTTCAGGTATCCGTTCATCAACTGCACCAATTGCGGCCCGCGGTTCACCATCATCGAAGACATCCCCTATGACCGGCCCCAGACCGCCATGAAACAGTTTGCCATGTGTCCGGACTGTCAGGCGGAATATGACAATCCCGCGGACCGGCGGTTTCATGCCCAGCCCAATGCCTGCCCCGTGTGCGGTCCCCAGGTGTTTTTAACCGACAGCAAGGGCCAAACCATTGCCGGGCCGGATACGGCCATCCACCAGGCCGGGCGCCTGCTGGCCCGGGGCAAAATTCTGGCGGTCAAGGGGCTGGGCGGGTTTCACCTGGCCGTGGATGCTAGTGATGATGCCGCCGTTCTTCGTCTGCGCCGGCGCAAGCACCGGCCCCACAAACCCTTTGCCCTGATGGCCCGGTCCGGATCCGCGGTGTCGGCGTTTGCGGATGTGTCAAAAGAAGAACTTCAGCTGCTGACCGGTTTTAACCGGCCCATTGTTTTGTTGAGAAAAAAAGGGTCTGATGCACAGACCGGACTGTCGCAAAAGATCGCGCCGTTGAATTCCTGTGTGGGCGTGATGCTGCCCTATACCCCTTTGCATTACCTGCTTTTGGATGCCGGGCCCAAAGTGCTGGTGATGACCTCGGGCAACCGGCCGGGTGAGCCCTTGTCCATTGACAATCAGGATGCGTTGGATGCGTTTTCCCATATTGCGGATTATTTTCTGCTCCACAACAGAGATATCTATTTTCGGGCCGATGACTCCATTGTCCGGGTTCAGGCCGGACAGACCCGGTTTATCCGGCGGTCCAGAGGGTATGCCCCGCTGCCGATCCCCTTGTCAGAAGATCTGCCTTTTGTGCTCGGGTGCGGGGCCGGCATGAAAAACACCTTGTGCCTGACCCGGAAGAATCAGGCGTTTTTAAGCCAGCACATCGGGGATCTGGAAAACCGGAAAACGTGTGATTTCTATGTTCAGACTCTGGATCATTTCAAGACCATTCTGGATATCACCCCGGAAATTGTGGCCCATGATCTGCATCCGGGATATATGAGCACCCGGTTTGCCAAAGACCATTTTGCTGAACAGATTCCCCGGGTGGCCGTACAGCACCATCATGCCCATGCCGTGTCCTGCATGGTGGAAAACGATCTGGATGAACCCGTGGTCGCCATTGTGCTGGACGGCACGGGACTGGGCACGGACGGCCATATCTGGGGCGGAGAAATTCTTGTGGCCACCCGCAAGACTTTTGTGCGCAAAGCCCATTTAAGATACCTTCCCATGCCGGGGGGGGATCAGGCCGTGCTGGCCCCCTGGCGCATGGCGGCTGCGGTGTTGTATACGGCGTTCGGCCGGAATTTTTCGGATCTGGATCTGCCGTTTATCCATGAGATGGATCCCCGCCGCCTGGATTTTGTCTGTCAGATGATGGAAAAAAAAGTGAACACGCCCCAAACCTCCAGTTGTGGCCGATTGTGCGATGCCGTGTCTTCCTTGCTGGGGATCCGGCATAAGATCTCCTATGACAGCCAGGCTGCCATGGAGCTGGAGGCTGTGGGGACAACAAAAGATTTTGCACCGGAACCGGCTTCTTATGCCTGTGAATTGCGGTCACCGGACCCGGCGGCAGATGGGGTTGAATGGATCATCGATGTGATCCCCGGTATCCGGGAAATAGTGGCTGATATCTGTGCCCGGGTCCCGGTGCAGCAGATCAGTCAACGGTTTCACCAGACCCTGGTGCATGGGTTTTTTCAGGCGGCGCACAGAATTGCCGCAGCCCACAGGGTGGATAAGGTGGTGCTGTCCGGCGGGGTGTTTAACAATGGTCTGATTTTCAATGCAATGATGGGGTCTTTAAAACAAGGCGGGTTGTCTGTTTACACCCATTCCCGGGTGCCGCCTGGAGACGGCGGGATTGCCCTGGGCCAGGCCGCGGTTGCCGGGGCCTTGTCAAAAGATCTTCCGGATTTTATAAAAAACAATGTTCAACCGGCACAGGAGGCGGTTTCATGGGATTGA
- a CDS encoding HypC/HybG/HupF family hydrogenase formation chaperone — MCLAIPSKIIEIQGTLAKVSVDGVIRETSLALIDDAQIGDYVIVHAGFAISKLDEFAARQTLEDMRRILAADDARQLSSHPDA, encoded by the coding sequence ATGTGTTTAGCCATACCTTCAAAAATTATCGAAATCCAGGGCACCCTGGCCAAAGTATCTGTGGACGGCGTGATCCGGGAAACCAGCCTGGCACTCATCGATGACGCGCAAATCGGGGATTATGTGATCGTGCATGCCGGGTTTGCCATCAGCAAGCTGGATGAATTCGCGGCCCGACAGACCCTGGAAGACATGCGCCGGATTTTGGCGGCGGACGATGCCCGTCAACTTTCGTCACACCCAGATGCCTGA
- a CDS encoding radical SAM protein, with the protein MAAAENGDIFDLEGYGAVGFSGDMPVLLTRSETIVMPHGSELMMLPDRALIAYNLDRDRFETLTRNPYAPDEKIFPVAVFNSPGYVNRHFCAYFAMFDTGPLPLFSYGAVGFGRSRFRSAAIQVDTEPRQDLRQMPRNKVVQGVGHMQKKYPNNRLMRHLETCALQYGCPAGKNFFLQRYEAPLPTSRVCNANCLGCISLQPGPGLHACQDRIAFTPTAQEIAQVALEHIRQVPKAVVSFGQGCEGEPLTAHKAIVPAVQMIREQTGQGTINLNTNASLPEHVKTLCETGLDSMRVSMNSVRQKTYTAYFRPKSYAWEDVLKSIDTARAHNKFVAVNYLNCPGFTDSEKEAAALFEFIRNHDINMIQWRNLNYDPRLYVDTMEAVSPGGKPLGMAALIESLKQTFPRLIHGYFNPPKERF; encoded by the coding sequence GTGGCAGCCGCGGAAAACGGAGACATCTTTGATCTGGAAGGATATGGGGCCGTGGGTTTTTCCGGGGACATGCCTGTGCTGCTGACCCGGTCAGAGACGATTGTTATGCCCCATGGCAGCGAACTGATGATGCTGCCGGACCGGGCGTTGATTGCCTACAACCTGGACCGGGACCGGTTTGAAACCTTGACCCGGAACCCGTATGCGCCGGATGAAAAAATATTTCCTGTGGCCGTGTTCAACTCCCCCGGATATGTGAACCGGCATTTCTGTGCGTATTTTGCGATGTTCGATACCGGGCCTTTACCCCTTTTTTCATACGGGGCCGTGGGATTCGGACGTAGCCGTTTCCGTTCCGCGGCCATTCAGGTGGATACCGAACCCCGGCAGGACCTTCGGCAGATGCCCCGAAACAAAGTGGTCCAGGGGGTCGGACACATGCAGAAAAAATATCCGAACAACCGGTTGATGCGGCATCTGGAAACCTGTGCATTGCAGTATGGATGCCCGGCCGGGAAAAACTTTTTTCTCCAGCGCTATGAAGCGCCCCTGCCCACCTCCCGGGTGTGCAATGCCAACTGCTTAGGATGCATCTCTTTACAGCCCGGCCCCGGCCTGCATGCGTGCCAGGACCGCATCGCGTTCACACCCACAGCCCAAGAGATCGCCCAGGTCGCTTTGGAACATATCCGGCAGGTCCCCAAAGCTGTGGTAAGCTTCGGCCAGGGATGTGAAGGCGAACCTTTGACCGCACACAAAGCCATCGTACCGGCCGTGCAAATGATCCGGGAACAAACCGGCCAGGGCACCATCAACCTGAACACCAACGCCAGCCTGCCCGAACACGTAAAAACCCTGTGCGAAACCGGGCTGGACAGCATGCGGGTATCCATGAATTCCGTGCGGCAAAAAACCTATACCGCGTATTTCAGACCCAAATCCTATGCATGGGAAGATGTGCTCAAAAGCATTGACACGGCCAGGGCCCACAACAAATTTGTGGCCGTCAACTACCTGAACTGCCCGGGGTTCACAGATTCTGAAAAAGAGGCGGCAGCCCTGTTTGAATTCATCCGAAATCATGACATCAACATGATCCAGTGGCGCAACCTGAATTATGATCCCCGACTGTATGTCGATACCATGGAAGCGGTTTCCCCCGGTGGAAAGCCCCTGGGAATGGCGGCATTGATCGAATCGCTGAAACAGACGTTTCCCCGTCTGATCCACGGGTATTTCAACCCGCCAAAGGAGCGGTTTTGA
- a CDS encoding 4Fe-4S dicluster domain-containing protein has product MAFQHIIDDERCKSCGLCVQFCPKHVLEITDKVNAKGHFPVFQARPDDCIKCGICCTMCPDVAITIVETQDA; this is encoded by the coding sequence ATGGCATTTCAACACATCATTGACGACGAGCGCTGCAAAAGCTGCGGGCTGTGCGTCCAATTCTGCCCCAAACATGTGCTGGAAATCACAGACAAGGTCAATGCCAAAGGGCATTTTCCCGTATTCCAGGCCCGGCCGGATGACTGCATCAAATGCGGCATCTGCTGTACCATGTGCCCGGATGTGGCCATCACGATTGTTGAAACCCAGGATGCCTGA
- the vorB gene encoding 3-methyl-2-oxobutanoate dehydrogenase subunit VorB, whose product MAKVLMKGNEAIGEAAIRAGCKNYFAYPITPQSEVAEYLAKRLPEEGGVFLQGESEVAVGYMIFGAAGAGERVMTTSSSPGISLMSEALSYIAAAQCPAVFVNIMRGGPGLGGILPSQGDYFQATKGGGHGDYHLLVLAPDGVQEAVEMTMQAFTLAEKYRNPVMILGDGLIGQMMEPVEFPDGLKTEPSNKDDWATNGMAHRKSKKRNLVKSLFLDPTALNDNNLALKAKYAQMKKEEVQYELVNADTDYQVLITSYGTMSRVCRTAIDMLKEEGIEVAMLRPKTLFPFPEKAVFDASGKESCQAVISIEMSMGQMVEDVERCVKGRLPVEFYGECGGDIPSPEKIIEIIKALL is encoded by the coding sequence ATGGCAAAGGTATTGATGAAAGGAAACGAGGCCATCGGCGAGGCTGCCATCCGGGCAGGCTGTAAAAATTATTTTGCATACCCCATCACCCCCCAGTCGGAAGTGGCGGAATATCTGGCAAAACGGCTGCCCGAAGAAGGCGGGGTGTTTCTTCAAGGCGAAAGTGAAGTGGCCGTGGGATACATGATTTTCGGGGCCGCCGGGGCCGGCGAGCGGGTCATGACCACCTCTTCCTCCCCGGGCATCAGCCTGATGAGCGAAGCCCTGTCCTATATTGCCGCAGCCCAGTGCCCGGCCGTGTTTGTGAATATCATGCGGGGCGGACCCGGACTCGGCGGTATTCTGCCTTCCCAGGGCGATTATTTCCAGGCCACCAAAGGCGGGGGCCACGGGGATTACCACCTGCTGGTGCTGGCGCCGGACGGGGTCCAGGAAGCCGTGGAAATGACCATGCAGGCGTTCACCCTGGCGGAAAAATACCGGAACCCGGTCATGATCTTAGGCGACGGGCTCATCGGACAGATGATGGAACCCGTGGAGTTCCCCGATGGTTTAAAAACCGAACCCAGCAATAAAGATGACTGGGCCACCAACGGCATGGCCCACCGGAAAAGCAAAAAACGCAATTTGGTGAAATCATTGTTTCTGGATCCCACGGCCCTCAATGACAACAACCTGGCGTTAAAAGCCAAATACGCGCAGATGAAAAAAGAGGAAGTGCAGTATGAACTGGTCAATGCCGACACGGACTACCAGGTGTTGATCACGTCCTACGGCACCATGAGCCGGGTGTGCCGCACGGCCATTGACATGCTCAAGGAAGAAGGGATCGAAGTGGCCATGCTGCGGCCCAAAACCCTGTTCCCGTTTCCGGAAAAAGCCGTGTTTGACGCGTCCGGCAAAGAAAGCTGCCAGGCGGTCATCAGCATTGAGATGAGCATGGGCCAGATGGTGGAGGATGTGGAACGCTGTGTCAAGGGCCGCCTGCCCGTGGAGTTTTATGGCGAATGCGGCGGGGACATTCCGTCACCGGAAAAAATTATCGAAATTATCAAAGCGTTGTTATAG
- a CDS encoding thiamine pyrophosphate-dependent enzyme: MAKAFSRPKALSGTHTHYCPGCTHGIVHRLVAEAIDDLGIQEKTVGIAPVGCAVLAYNYFDCDFQEAAHGRAPAMATGIKRVRPDLMVFTYQGDGDLASIGMGEIIHAANRGEKFTTIFINNAIYGMTGGQMAPTTMPGQRATTAPLGRDTAQTGMPIRMANLLAELVTPGYITRQAVLKPQQVNKAKKAIKQAFQYQMENRCFSFVEVISTCPTNWGMTPVDALKWAEDTLLPYYELGDYKVPE; the protein is encoded by the coding sequence ATGGCAAAAGCATTTTCACGACCCAAGGCACTCTCCGGCACCCATACCCATTATTGTCCCGGATGCACCCACGGCATTGTTCACCGGCTGGTGGCGGAAGCCATTGACGACTTAGGCATTCAGGAAAAAACCGTGGGCATCGCCCCCGTCGGGTGTGCCGTGCTGGCATACAATTATTTTGACTGTGATTTTCAGGAAGCGGCCCACGGCCGGGCCCCGGCCATGGCCACGGGCATCAAACGGGTACGTCCCGATCTGATGGTGTTCACCTATCAGGGGGACGGGGACCTGGCGTCCATCGGCATGGGAGAAATCATCCATGCCGCCAACCGCGGCGAGAAATTCACCACCATTTTCATCAACAACGCCATCTACGGCATGACCGGCGGCCAGATGGCCCCCACCACCATGCCGGGACAGCGGGCCACCACAGCCCCTTTAGGCCGGGACACGGCCCAGACCGGCATGCCCATCCGCATGGCCAACCTGCTGGCTGAACTGGTCACCCCGGGATATATCACCCGCCAGGCCGTACTCAAACCCCAGCAGGTCAACAAGGCCAAAAAAGCCATTAAACAGGCGTTTCAATATCAAATGGAAAACCGGTGTTTCAGTTTTGTGGAAGTGATTTCCACCTGTCCCACCAACTGGGGCATGACCCCTGTGGATGCGTTGAAATGGGCCGAAGATACCCTGCTGCCCTATTATGAGCTGGGTGATTACAAAGTCCCGGAATAA
- a CDS encoding 2-oxoacid:acceptor oxidoreductase family protein — translation MQTEIKFAGFGGQGILLSAKLLAYAAMKQGSFVAWIPSYGPEMRGGTAYCTVVISDRLIGSPIIKNPTHLVAMNRPSLEKFENDVKPGGIIFINSSLIPVTSQRTDVTQLVVPVNDIAIKAGSVRAANIVALSAFAAKSNLVDLELLKECVKNEFAAKPKIIPLNMEAFDLGVKSAQTD, via the coding sequence ATGCAGACAGAAATAAAATTTGCAGGATTCGGTGGCCAGGGCATCCTGCTCAGCGCAAAACTGCTGGCGTATGCCGCCATGAAGCAGGGATCGTTTGTGGCCTGGATCCCTTCCTACGGCCCGGAGATGCGCGGCGGCACGGCCTATTGCACCGTGGTGATCAGTGACCGGCTCATCGGATCGCCCATCATCAAAAACCCCACCCACCTGGTGGCCATGAACCGGCCGTCCCTGGAAAAGTTTGAAAACGACGTCAAACCCGGCGGCATCATCTTCATCAATTCCTCTTTGATCCCCGTGACCAGTCAGCGCACGGACGTCACCCAGCTGGTGGTGCCGGTCAATGATATCGCCATCAAGGCCGGGTCCGTGCGGGCCGCCAATATTGTCGCGTTGAGCGCGTTTGCCGCCAAAAGCAACCTGGTGGACCTGGAACTGCTCAAAGAATGTGTGAAAAATGAGTTTGCCGCCAAACCCAAAATCATTCCGCTGAACATGGAAGCATTTGATTTAGGCGTCAAAAGCGCGCAAACCGATTAA